The genomic DNA TCGCTCATAAAGGTGCTGCCGCACGGTTAGCGCGTATGCGGTCCCATTACAACTTTCATCCCGGACACCCCTGTGGGTGGTCCGGGAATTAAAACACCATCATGGTGTAGCCGCACGGTTAGCGTGTATACGGTGTAAAGCTCTTGACAAAGGGCCCTTTGGGGAGGATAATCAGGGAAGTCGCAACTTTTTTTAAACCTTTATACCCGGATTGTCGTGCGGGGGGAGGGGGCGAATAAACCATGAAGGAAAAAGAAGACTCCGGTTACCTAGACTGTCCCCTCTGTGACTCCGAGATACCCATGTCCGGGGATGAGGATATAGGGGAGGACATATTCTGCCCGTCCTGCGAGAGCCCGCTCAAGCTCCGCAAGAAGAAGGACGACACCCGCTATCTGCAGGAGGATTTTTAACGACCTCCCGCTCCATGGTCCTTTTTTATCCCGGCCTAACCCTTTATGCACACAAGCGGCCTTACCCTGGCCACCTTCTTATTGACCCCCGCCCTGTCCATTATGTCCACGACCCTGTCCACGTCCTTATAGGCGAGCGGGGCCTCCTCGGCCACGCCGGACTTGCCCCTTGACCGTATGATTATGCCCTTCTCCTCGAGCTCCTTTATTATCTCCGAGCCGCGCCATCTCTTTTTGGCCTGCATCCTGGAGAGCGCCCTTCCGGCGCCGTGCACCGCGCTCCCGAAGCAATCACGCATCCCTTTCTCGGTGCCCATTAAGATATAGGACGCGGTCCCCATGCTGCCTCCCACGAGAAGCGGCTGGCCGACCTCTCTGTACGCCTCCGGCACCTCCGGCCTGCCCGGTCCGAAGGCCCTCGTCGCGCCCTTACGGTGCACGAGGAGGTTTTTTTCTTTCCCGTCGACCGTGTGTGTTTCCACCTTGCACGTATTGTGGGCCACGTCGTAGAGGAGCTCTATCTCCTCGGGGTTTATCTCCATAACGCGCGAGACGGCACCTCTGGCCAGATGCCCTATGACCTGCCGGTTGGCGAAGGCGCAGTTTATGCCGCAGTTAACGGCGGTCAGGTAGCGCACTCCCTCCTCGCTCTCTATGGGGGCGCAGACCAGTTCCCGATCCCTTATCGGTATACCGTAGCGCCTGCTCGCCGCTTCGAGTGTCTTCAGGTAATCGGTCCCTATCTGGTGCCCCAGCGCGCGGCTCCCGCAGTGGATGGCTATGAGTACCTGGTTCTTGTGCAGGCCGAATACAGCGGCGGCCTCCGCGTCGTATATCTCTTCGACCCACTGTAGTTCGAGGTAATGGTTGCCCGAGCCGAGGGTGCCCACCTGCCTGAACTGCCTCTCCTTGGCCCTGCGGCTTACGTTCTCGGGCCGGGCGTCCGCCACGGCCCCACGCTCCTCGGTGTATTCGAGATCACCGGACAACCCGTAGCCTCTTTCGATTACAAAGGCCGAGCCCCGTTTTAAGAGTTCGTCTATCTCATATTCACTGAGTCTTATGTCGCCCGTGGAGCCGACCCCGGAGGGCACGTCCCGGAAGAGCTGGTTCGCGAGTGCTTCCTTCCGGGGCTCGACGTCCTCTCTTGTAAGCGGGGTCCGGAGGACGCGTACGCCGCAGTTTATGTCGAAGCCCACCCCGGCAACGCTTATGACCCCCTTCGTCATGTCGAACGCCCCCACGCCTCCGATGGCAAAGCCGTAGCCCGGGTGGATATCTGCCATGGCGAGCGAGGCCTTTTCCACTCCGGGAAGCGTGGCTACGTTAGATACCTGTTGGAGCGCGGGCGTAAAGCCCCCGTGCTTTTTTTTCTCGTAGTCTCCGAGGAGGCCGGAGATTATCTCCTCGTCGGCGTATATCCTGCCCGGGACGAGCATCTCGCCCGTCATAGGGATCTCCCAGGTGTAGTCTGTAAGTTTTTTTACCTCTATCGCCATCCCTCTACCCCGCGCTTAGACGTCGAGCACGCACTCGAAGGCGTGTCGCATCTCTTTATCCGGGCTCTCGGTGTAACTAAGCCCCGAATATGTAGCCGCCTTGACCTCCGTCTTTACGGCGTGTTTGTTCAGATCAAGCGGCTCTCCTCTGGCCGTGCCGACGAACCTGTAGCCGTCGTCGGTTTTTCTTATTTCCCCGGAGACGAGCCTCTTTAGCGCGAGCCCGTGGCGGTCCTGGATGGAGAGTACCTCGTTAATGGTCTCGACGAAGAGGAGCGCCGGCTCCGGGGCGTCCGCGGCGAAGCTTACGGTTACGGTCTCGTCTATGGAGGAGAGGTCGAACATCACGTTCAGCGCGGCTTCGGCCCCGCTCTCGAACGCCTCCTCCATGGTCCGCCCCTCGGCCCGGACGCCCACGTCCGCGGCGTGCTCCAGATATTCGTACCCCATACTCAAATTCTAACAGCCGGGGGGGCGAAGTCAAGGACGGCGTCCTCTTCCACTATAAGTCGGGCTTTGCCTGCGCGAAGGCGATATCAGATAAGTCGTTTCTTTTTGAAGAAGTATACGGAGAGGACGTACATAAGCGCCGACACGAATACCGTATAGCCGAAGGTCAGCAGTAGATATTCCCAGTTAGCGTCGTCGAGCCTCAGGCTCCGGTAGAGCTTGCTTGTTTTTCCGGAAAATGGGCTGAACGAAG from Thermodesulfobacteriota bacterium includes the following:
- a CDS encoding RtcB family protein: MAIEVKKLTDYTWEIPMTGEMLVPGRIYADEEIISGLLGDYEKKKHGGFTPALQQVSNVATLPGVEKASLAMADIHPGYGFAIGGVGAFDMTKGVISVAGVGFDINCGVRVLRTPLTREDVEPRKEALANQLFRDVPSGVGSTGDIRLSEYEIDELLKRGSAFVIERGYGLSGDLEYTEERGAVADARPENVSRRAKERQFRQVGTLGSGNHYLELQWVEEIYDAEAAAVFGLHKNQVLIAIHCGSRALGHQIGTDYLKTLEAASRRYGIPIRDRELVCAPIESEEGVRYLTAVNCGINCAFANRQVIGHLARGAVSRVMEINPEEIELLYDVAHNTCKVETHTVDGKEKNLLVHRKGATRAFGPGRPEVPEAYREVGQPLLVGGSMGTASYILMGTEKGMRDCFGSAVHGAGRALSRMQAKKRWRGSEIIKELEEKGIIIRSRGKSGVAEEAPLAYKDVDRVVDIMDRAGVNKKVARVRPLVCIKG
- a CDS encoding archease, with the protein product MGYEYLEHAADVGVRAEGRTMEEAFESGAEAALNVMFDLSSIDETVTVSFAADAPEPALLFVETINEVLSIQDRHGLALKRLVSGEIRKTDDGYRFVGTARGEPLDLNKHAVKTEVKAATYSGLSYTESPDKEMRHAFECVLDV